The following are encoded in a window of Schistocerca nitens isolate TAMUIC-IGC-003100 chromosome 9, iqSchNite1.1, whole genome shotgun sequence genomic DNA:
- the LOC126203323 gene encoding anaphase-promoting complex subunit 15B: MPVPMFPSLQNKIADPLWFSIDRSCDDENELHALENEQSNWMSVIVQKNCDLLPIGKKPSEQLEEVEEDDEEEDDNDDDSDSHDDEDDEDLDMEVSYDRDSPMDISIRLGSGGSHAAGVR; encoded by the coding sequence ATGCCGGTGCCAATGTTTCCCAGTTTACAGAACAAAATTGCAGATCCTTTGTGGTTTAGTATTGATAGATCTTGTGATGACGAGAACGAATTACACGCGTTAGAAAATGAACAGAGCAACTGGATGTCAGTAATTGTGCAGAAGAACTGTGACTTACTGCCTATCGGTAAAAAGCCCTCTGAGCAGCTAGAGGAAGTAGAAGAAGACGACgaagaagaagatgataatgatgacgacagCGATAgtcatgatgatgaagacgacgaagATTTGGACATGGAAGTCTCATACGATAGGGATTCTCCGATGGACATAAGTATTCGTTTGGGTTCCGGAGGAAGTCATGCAGCAGGAGTACGTTGA